The genomic interval AAGAAAGTTAAGGCATGGACATTCAGTTTGTCGCGCAAATCGATGCGTCTGCCGACGTCGTCGCATTTCCGGTCCGCAAGGGCGAGGCGGGTGCGCTCGGGGCACTGCTCGGCGCCGCCGCGGCGCAGGCGCGCTTCGACGGTGCGGCGGGCGCGATCGCGGAGACCGCGGCGATCGACGGCGAACAGGCGAAGCGCCTGTTGCTCGTCGGCATCGGCGAAGGTTCGGAGCATGACCTCGAACGCGGCGGCGCGGCGCTGACGGCAAAGCTCCAGACAAGCGGCGTCACGCAAGTCCATGTCGATTTCGCGAGCGCGGGGCAGAGCGACGCCGACGATGTTCTCGCCTTCGCGATGGGCGCGCGCCTGCGCAACTGGCGCCTCGACACCTATCGCACCCGCCTCGCCGACAAGGCGAAGCCGAGTCTTGCGACGGTGACGATCGCCTCGCCGCACGGCGACCTTTCGGACCGCTGGGCGACAAATGAAGCGATCGCCGAGGGCGTCGCGCTGACCCAGACGCTCGTCGCCGAGCCGCCGAACATCCTCTATCCCGAAAGCTTCGTCGAACGCTGCCAGCATCTCGCCGACCTTGGCGTCGAACTCGAAATCCTCGACGAACGCCAGATGAAGGCGCTCGGCATGGGCGCGCTGCTCGGCGTCGCACAGGGCTCGACGCGTCCGCCGCGGCTGCTCGCGATGCGCTGGAACGGTGGCAATCCGGGTGACGCACCCGTCGTCTTCATCGGCAAGGGGGTGACCTTCGACACCGGCGGCATCAGCCTCAAGCCCGGCGCGGGCATGGACATGATGAAATGGGACATGGGCGGCGCGGGCGCGGTAGCCGGCGCGATCAAGGCGATCGCCGGGCGCAAGGCGAAGGCGAATGTCGTCGGCGTCGTCGGCCTCGTCGAGAATATGCCCGACGGCAATGCGATGCGCCCCGGCGACATCGTCACCACCATGTCGGGGCAGACGGTCGAAGTGCTCAACACCGACGCCGAGGGCCGCCTCGTCCTCTGCGACGCGATCAGCTGGGCGCAAAAGGCCTATGATCCCAAGGTGATCGTCGATCTCGCGACGCTGACCGGCGCGATGGTCATCTCGCTCGGCCATGAATATGCCGGCATGTTCGCGAACGACGAGACGCTCGCCGCCGGCCTGCTCGCGGCGGGCGAGGCGTCGAACAACAAGCTGTGGCGCTTCCCGCTGTCGCCCGCCTATGACAAGCTGATCGACAGCCCCATCGCCGACATGAAGAATATCGGCCCGCGCGAAGGCGGTTCGATCACCGCGGCGCAATTCCTCAAACGCTATGTCGAGGACGGCGTCGCCTGGGCGCATCTCGACATCGCGGGCATGGCGTGGGCCGACAAGGATAGCGCGGTCCATGCCAAGGGCGCGACCGGTTACGGCGTGCGCCTGCTCGACCGCTACATTGCGGCGAACCACGAGGGCTGATGTCATTCCCTCGGTCACCGCAAACCCTCGTCGCCCCCGCGCAGGCGGGGGGCGCCGGCGGTTTACGCAGTGATGAGGGGCCAAGGCCGGCAGCGGCCCCCGCCTGCGCGGGGGCGACGTAGCCGACCATGCCGCGCGTCGATTTCTACCGGCTGACCCGCGCCCCGGTCGAACGGGTGCTCCCCGCGCTTGCGACGCGCGTTCTTGGCAATGGCGATCGCCTGCTGGTGGTCGCCGCCTCGGCGATGCAGCGCCAGGCGATCGACGAGGCGCTGTGGACGCTGAACCCCGCGAGCTTCCTGCCGCACGGCCATGCGGGGTCGCCCGACGAAGCGATCGAGCCGGTCCTGATCTCGGGCACCCTGGAACCGTCGCCGCCGAACCGCGCCAGCCACCTCGCGCTCGCCGATGGCGAGTGGCGCGACGCGGCGCTGGAGTTCGAGCGCACCTTCCTCCTCTTCGACAACAGCCGCATCGACGACGCCCGCGCGCTCTGGCGTACGCTCGCGGCGCGCGAGGATGTCGACAACCGCTTCTGGAAACAGGACGAAAACGGCCGCTGGTCCGAGGGGCCGTAGACGGTTGTGACGTGCGTCACCGACAGCCCGGCGGCGCACGCGCAAGGAGGCAGCATGTTGATTCAACAGGAGCTTTTGAAATGACGACCCGTGCCCAATCTTCCGTTTGCGCCGCGCTGGCGGCGACGGTCCTGCTTCTCGCCGGCTGCGGCTCGAAATCGGAAACCGAGGTCGCGAGCGGCACCTATACCGACCCCGAAACCGGCAAGACGGCCGATTACAAGATCAGCAGCAGCGAAGATGGCGAAAACGGCAAGGTGACGATCAAGACCGACGACGGCGAAGTCCAGTTCGGCGGCGAGGCGAAACTGCCGGCTGGGTTCACGCCCTTTCCGGGGTCGAAGATGACGGGCGGTTTCTCCGGGTCGTCGGAGGGCAGGCGGGGCGGCCTTGCGAGCTTCGAAGTGAAGGGGAAAGCCGCGGATGTCGTCGCGCATTATCGGCGTCAGATCGAGGCGGCGGGCCTCAAGGTGAAATCCGAAATGAAGGCCGAAGACACGGTTATCATCAGCGCCGAGAAGCCCGACGATGCGGAGACCTCGATCCAGGTCACCGCGACCCAAAACGGCGATATGGTCGAAGGCGCGATAACCTACGGCACCGGGGCATAGGCGCGCGCTGCGCTCTCTCCTTGCGGCGCGGCGAAAGCGCGGCTAGAGGCGCGCGCATCGCAAACCATAACATCGCAGGAGCTTTCCCATGGCGGTCACCCGCACCTTTTCGATCATCAAGCCCGACGCCACGCGTCGCAACCTCACCGGCGCCGTCACCAAGATGCTCGAGGACGCCGGCCTCCGCGTCGTCGCGTCGAAGCGCATCCACATGACCAAGGAACAGGCCGAAGGCTTCTACGCGGTCCACAAGGAACGCCCCTTCTTCGGCGAACTCGTCACCTTCATGACCTCGGGCCCCGTCGTCGTGCAGGTGCTCGAAGGCGAGAATGCGATGCAGCGCAACCGCGACATCATGGGCGCGACCAACCCCAAGGACGCCGCGCCCGGCACGATCCGCAAGGAACTCGCCGAAAGCATCGAGGCGAACACGGTTCACGGTTCGGACAGCGACGAAAATGCTGCGATCGAGATCGCCTATTTCTTCAAGCCCGAAGAAATCGTCGGCTGATAAAAACGCGTCGCCCCCGCGAAGGCGGGGGCCGCAAGCCGCCTAGCGCTACCCTGATAGCGGCCCCCGCCTTCGCGGGGGCGACGGTTATGGAAAGGCCGCCGGAGCGATCCGGCGGCCTTTTTCGTCAGAAATCCTCCGCCACCGCCATCAACCCCGCGAGCTTTTTCGGCGCGACCGCGAGCCAGCTCTTGCGCAGCCATTCGCCGATCGCATCCCAATCGGTGTCGCCAAGGTCGAGGCGGATGCCCACCCAGCCGTCGCCGAAATAAGCGGGGCGGTAATAGCGGTCGGCGTCCATCTCGATCAGCGCCGCCTGTTCGTCGGCGCCGCTGATCTTCACCAGCAGCGCGATCTTGCCGTCGCCGTGGTGATCCTCGGTGAAATAGGCGAATTTCTTGCCCTTCACGATGCCGAAGCAGGGCATGCCGTGCGACACCACCTCGTCTGCCTCGGGCAATGCCATCGCCAGCTCGCGCACCCGGCCGCGCAGATAGTCGGGCGACCGCTCGCGCGTCACGAAAGCCGCGAGCGTCGCGGGATAAAGCTGATGCTCGGCGAACTGGACGCGCCGCGCGAGGCTTTCGGCGGTGTCGCCAGGGACGATCGCGACCGGCGTCTGCGCGAGCACCGGCCCCTCGTCGACACCGGGCGTGACGATATGGATGCTGCATCCGCCGAATTGGTCGCCGGCCTCGATGGCCTCGCGCTCGGTGTCGGACAGGCCGACCTGTTCACCGGCGATCCCACCAGACGTCGCCGGCCTCGATGGCCTGGCTGTGGGTGTTGAGCCCCTTGTAGAGCGGTAGCAGGCTCGGATGGATGTTGATCATCTTGCCTGCCCAACGCGCGACGAAATCGTCGCTTAAAATCCGCATATAGCCCGCGAGCGCGACATATTCGGCGCCGGCTTCGCGGAGCCGTTCGTCGACCAGCGCGTCGAAGGCGTCGCGGTTCATGCCCTTGTGGGACAAG from uncultured Sphingopyxis sp. carries:
- a CDS encoding DNA polymerase III subunit chi, which gives rise to MPRVDFYRLTRAPVERVLPALATRVLGNGDRLLVVAASAMQRQAIDEALWTLNPASFLPHGHAGSPDEAIEPVLISGTLEPSPPNRASHLALADGEWRDAALEFERTFLLFDNSRIDDARALWRTLAAREDVDNRFWKQDENGRWSEGP
- a CDS encoding leucyl aminopeptidase → MDIQFVAQIDASADVVAFPVRKGEAGALGALLGAAAAQARFDGAAGAIAETAAIDGEQAKRLLLVGIGEGSEHDLERGGAALTAKLQTSGVTQVHVDFASAGQSDADDVLAFAMGARLRNWRLDTYRTRLADKAKPSLATVTIASPHGDLSDRWATNEAIAEGVALTQTLVAEPPNILYPESFVERCQHLADLGVELEILDERQMKALGMGALLGVAQGSTRPPRLLAMRWNGGNPGDAPVVFIGKGVTFDTGGISLKPGAGMDMMKWDMGGAGAVAGAIKAIAGRKAKANVVGVVGLVENMPDGNAMRPGDIVTTMSGQTVEVLNTDAEGRLVLCDAISWAQKAYDPKVIVDLATLTGAMVISLGHEYAGMFANDETLAAGLLAAGEASNNKLWRFPLSPAYDKLIDSPIADMKNIGPREGGSITAAQFLKRYVEDGVAWAHLDIAGMAWADKDSAVHAKGATGYGVRLLDRYIAANHEG
- the ndk gene encoding nucleoside-diphosphate kinase — encoded protein: MAVTRTFSIIKPDATRRNLTGAVTKMLEDAGLRVVASKRIHMTKEQAEGFYAVHKERPFFGELVTFMTSGPVVVQVLEGENAMQRNRDIMGATNPKDAAPGTIRKELAESIEANTVHGSDSDENAAIEIAYFFKPEEIVG